From the genome of Vulpes lagopus strain Blue_001 chromosome 2, ASM1834538v1, whole genome shotgun sequence, one region includes:
- the SFXN3 gene encoding sideroflexin-3, with amino-acid sequence MGELPLDINIQEPRWDQSTFLGRARHFFTVTDPRNLLLSGAQLEASRNIVQNYRAGVVTPGLTEDQLWRAKYVYDSAFHPDTGEKVVLIGRMSAQVPMNMTITGCMLTFYRKTPTVVFWQWVNQSFNAVVNYSNRSGDAPITVGQLGTAYVSATTGAVATALGLKSLTKHLPPLVGRFVPFAAVAAANCINIPLMRQRELQVGIPVTDEESQRLGHSVAAAKQGIFQVVISRICMAIPAMAIPPVIMDTLEKKDFLKRRPWLGAPLQVGLVGFCLVFATPLCCALFPQRSSLHVSRLEPELRAQIREQNPDIEVVYYNKGL; translated from the exons ATGGGTGAGTTGCCCTTAGATATCAATATCCAGGAACCTCGCTGGGACCAAAGCACTTTCCTGGGCAGAGCCCGGCACTTCTTCACTGTTACTGACCCCCGAAATCTGCTGCTGTCTGGAGCACAGCTGGAAGCTTCACGGAACATCGTGCAGAACTACAG GGCTGGCGTGGTGACACCCGGGCTCACTGAGGACCAGCTGTGGAGGGCCAAGTATGTGTACGACTCTGCCTTCCATCCCGACACAGGGGAGAAGGTGGTCCTGATTGGCCGTATGTCAGCGCAGGTGCCCATGAACATGACCATCACTGGCTGCATGCTCACCTTCTACAG GAAGACGCCGACAGTGGTGTTCTGGCAGTGGGTGAATCAGTCCTTCAACGCTGTTGTTAACTACTCCAACCGCAGTGGCGATGCTCCCATTACTGTGGG GCAGCTGGGAACAGCTTATGTGAGTGCCACCACTGGTGCGGTGGCCACAGCCCTGGGACTCAAATCCCTCACCAAG cacctgcccccccTGGTTGGCAGATTTGTGCCCTTTGCAGCGGTGGCAGCTGCCAACTGCATCAATATCCCCCTGATGAGGCAGAG GGAACTGCAGGTGGGCATCCCAGTGACTGATGAGGAAAGTCAGAGACTTGGCCACTCGGTGGCTGCAGCCAAGCAGGGAATCTTCCAGGTGGTGATATCAAGAATCTGCATGGCCATTCCTGCCATGG CCATTCCCCCCGTGATCATGGACACTCTGGAGAAGAAAGACTTCCTAAAG CGTCGCCCTTGGCTGGGGGCACCCCTGCAGGTGGGACTGGTGGGCTTCTG CCTGGTATTTGCCACCCCCTTGTGCTGTGCCCTGTTCCCCCAGAGAAG CTCCTTACATGTGAGCAGGCTGGAGCCAGAGCTGAGAGCTCAGATCCGTGAGCAAAACCCTGACATCGAAGTGGTTTACTACAACAAGGGGCTTTGA